One window from the genome of Desulforamulus ruminis DSM 2154 encodes:
- a CDS encoding DUF4397 domain-containing protein: MSSYIRILHASPDSPPMDVYANNDRIATGLSYRNFTEYRPVQTGNYNIQIYPAGSREQPVLETNLTIPPDSIQTLAITGKQSATALRAISDQPATPLNPNGVLLKFVHLSPDTPAVDVTLPDQRTLFSNVSYQQSTDYTPLPPGTYTLQTQLADTSNVILNVPNQSLSAGRAYSAYMIGLSSGNPSLQLLTPLDGVSYLNTDDDPPGNPSNSGQVVLDSAEADVNGDGTPDRILLRGDKPDPDSPFSENITLCVEDGKTANTICTTPPSNSGYGAYLFLGDFTGDQVPDILLRMDSGGSGGYLFAYVYSVTDNRLVKMFDYDQFNASSQFQVTFQDNYQVRVAQINGNRTFTLDISNYKEEFSDLYDTSGRLITPTEGSVLGLGGLNPVDVDQDGILELIALQRIIGRYNAETIGYVRTTLKWSGTNFIPQQVEVVSDVDG; encoded by the coding sequence ATGTCTTCTTATATTAGAATACTGCATGCTTCTCCGGACAGCCCTCCGATGGATGTCTATGCCAATAACGATCGGATCGCCACAGGCCTAAGCTACCGAAATTTTACAGAATACCGGCCGGTCCAAACAGGCAATTACAACATCCAAATCTATCCGGCCGGCTCCAGAGAACAGCCGGTACTGGAAACCAACCTGACTATCCCACCAGACTCCATACAAACCCTAGCCATAACCGGTAAGCAATCCGCAACGGCGCTACGGGCTATTTCCGACCAGCCCGCTACACCGCTGAACCCCAATGGGGTTTTGCTTAAATTTGTTCATCTTTCTCCCGACACGCCTGCTGTAGATGTTACACTGCCGGATCAAAGGACTCTATTCTCTAATGTTTCTTATCAACAAAGCACAGACTATACGCCCCTTCCTCCCGGCACCTACACTTTACAGACCCAGCTTGCCGATACCAGTAATGTCATCTTAAATGTTCCGAATCAAAGCCTCTCCGCCGGGCGAGCCTATAGTGCCTATATGATTGGGCTAAGCAGCGGCAATCCATCACTACAGCTTCTGACGCCCTTGGATGGCGTCTCCTATCTAAATACAGACGACGATCCTCCAGGGAATCCGTCTAATTCAGGACAGGTTGTACTTGATTCCGCAGAAGCGGATGTCAACGGAGACGGAACCCCGGACAGAATTCTTCTGAGGGGGGATAAACCGGATCCGGACAGCCCTTTTTCCGAAAACATCACTTTATGCGTGGAAGATGGCAAAACAGCCAATACCATCTGCACCACTCCTCCTTCAAACTCCGGTTATGGTGCCTATTTATTTTTAGGGGATTTTACCGGGGATCAAGTGCCGGATATTCTGCTGCGGATGGATTCCGGCGGCAGTGGCGGCTATTTATTTGCTTACGTCTATTCGGTGACGGATAATCGCCTGGTGAAAATGTTTGACTATGACCAATTTAATGCCAGCAGTCAATTCCAAGTGACTTTTCAAGATAACTATCAGGTTCGGGTAGCTCAAATCAATGGCAATCGGACCTTTACCTTGGACATCAGCAATTACAAGGAGGAATTTTCCGACCTATACGATACCAGCGGAAGATTAATTACTCCCACGGAAGGCAGCGTACTTGGCTTGGGCGGACTTAATCCCGTAGACGTTGATCAGGACGGTATTTTGGAACTTATCGCACTGCAAAGAATCATTGGACGATATAATGCCGAGACCATTGGCTATGTAAGAACCACTTTAAAATGGTCCGGAACAAACTTTATTCCCCAGCAAGTTGAAGTTGTTTCAGATGTAGATGGATAG
- a CDS encoding sulfite exporter TauE/SafE family protein has protein sequence MALAASLQGITGFGFALVSMPLLLLIYDPHHVVIINAIISIASLSSLTFKVRQQVLVPVVKNLFLGSILGIPLGAYVFFSSDVHLLKLIIGLVTGIFSLILISGATAKNVAGRIWEATAGSISGFLTSSVGMPGPPVILFLSNQKLPKEHFRATTAAYFILAYLCSLSLLIYLGGVDQNTVFTALSLIPLAILGGHLGYLIFPKVSQPKFQQGVSLLVFSTSVYAVITSLMSQS, from the coding sequence GTGGCTCTTGCCGCATCCCTCCAGGGAATCACCGGCTTTGGTTTTGCTTTGGTATCAATGCCCTTACTGCTTCTGATTTACGATCCCCATCACGTTGTAATTATTAACGCCATTATTTCCATTGCCTCTCTTTCTTCCCTTACCTTTAAAGTACGCCAACAGGTTTTGGTCCCTGTGGTCAAAAACCTATTTTTGGGAAGCATCCTGGGGATTCCCCTAGGCGCATATGTTTTCTTTTCTTCCGATGTGCATCTTTTAAAACTTATTATTGGTCTGGTGACCGGCATTTTCAGTTTGATCCTTATTAGCGGAGCCACGGCAAAAAATGTAGCCGGCAGGATCTGGGAGGCTACGGCCGGTTCCATCTCCGGCTTTTTAACCTCCAGCGTGGGTATGCCGGGACCTCCTGTAATTCTCTTTCTCAGCAATCAGAAACTTCCTAAAGAACACTTTCGCGCCACAACAGCAGCCTATTTTATCCTGGCTTACCTGTGCAGTCTTTCTTTACTGATTTATTTAGGCGGAGTGGATCAGAATACGGTCTTTACGGCTTTATCTTTAATCCCCCTGGCCATCCTGGGCGGCCATCTGGGATATCTTATTTTTCCCAAGGTCAGTCAGCCCAAGTTTCAACAGGGCGTCTCCCTGCTGGTCTTCAGCACATCGGTATACGCTGTGATTACCTCGCTCATGAGCCAATCTTAA